The Papaver somniferum cultivar HN1 chromosome 6, ASM357369v1, whole genome shotgun sequence genome segment TTCCTGGTTGCTTCTGCATAAGCCAACGTTTTCTGGGCTgattttccttctccttcatatTTAAGTGGCAATTTTTGAAGTCTCGGTCAAACAGTTGACTAGACACCTAAATAGAACATAATACAAATATGAAAGAAAATTAAACTATTTATCATGATTGAACAGACAGAGCCCGGATGATTGAATATCGCATTTCTGGCAATCTAAAATTCGAAAAATTATGAAGTTGCGTCCGTAGTCTTTACAAACAATAATAATTTCTGATTTCATGCCAATCATTTGTAAAAACAATTTTGGCGAGAGCAGAATAAATTAAACTGCAAGCTAGACCAAGCAGTGCAACAAGTTGTAGCAGAGAAAACCAAAGCCAAGTATGTTTTCTACCAACGTTTTAACTAGTCTGTTCCGAGAAACATTACAATTAAAGAACGGATAGAAAGAGGATAAAAGAGTATGCATATCATATCTAAAGAACTTAGTTATGAAACTCACAATGCCTACTGCCTACCTGTAAAATTATCGCAATATGTTTGTTGACACGAACTCATCTTTGTCCGTGCTGTATAGACCAGAATCACCCGAGGTGTAAGAGTTTATTGGTACAGAGTAAAGGTCTGTAGGCTCATCGACAAACAATAAGTTGGGAATTTTTTCACGTTTCTGTTGATTATGAAGTCCAGATGGATGTGTTACTGACTTGCTCAAACTTTCTAGCTCTGCAGCAACTTGTTTCATCGTAGGTCTTTCTCCACCCATTGTGTTGAGGCATCTCTTTGCAAGCTCCGCAACTTCTATGACATGTTCTCGATTCCCTTCATTTGCTACTTGAGCTTGTATAAGCTTAAAGGCATCATTTGTCTCCATAGCATTAAGGAAAAATGAAGCGAGGCTCCTCTGTTCTTGGGGTCGATCAGGTGAAAGGGGTTTTTCTCCCGTTAAAAGTTCGACAAGAACCACACCGAAACTATATACATCACTTTTATCTGTCAATTGGCTAGTATGAAAGTATTCTGGATCTAAATACCCTAATGTCCCCTGAACTAGTGTATCTATTTGTGTTTGTCCTAGTGTATTCAACCTAGATGCTCCAAAATCCGATACTTTTGCAGTGTGATTTTCATCTAGAAGTATATTGGCGGATTTAATATCCCTATGAATAATCGGTATGGAAGCTGCTGAGTGCAAATATGCAAGTGCTCCTGCACTTTCGGTTGCAATCCTCAAACGGCTTTTCCAAGAAAGGGATGATGTGGATTTTCCAACCGCCTTGTTATGGATGTGCTGGAAGAGAGTCCCATTACAAATGTATTCGTAAACAAGCAAAGGAACTTCAGTCTCTAAGCAGCATCCCAAAACCTTCACCACATTTCTATGATTAACCTGAGCCAAAATAACAAGCTCGTTGATGAATTGTTCAATTTGGCTCTCATCAATTACTTTCGACTTCTTAATGGCAACTTTACGCTTGTCTGACAAAGTTCCCAAATAAACTGTTCCAAAACCTCCTTTACCAAGGATGAGTTTATCATTGTAGTTTTTGGTTGCCACTTCTAATTCTTCAGCCGTAAATATTTTTATAGCCTCCGCACCACCTTCATAGGATGAAATTTGTTGTTTTAACAACAAACCACCATTTTGTTGAAAGAACTTCTCTTTAAGTTTCTTCAATTGTCTTTTCCTTATGTTCAAGTATAACAAAGAACTAGCAACGATTATAAATAAGAACCCCAATCCAGTACCTGCGTTAACAATATCAGATTTTAGGTCACTAAGTTATACTGTGTATATAAGCTCAACATTAAGTACAAAATAGCAAATGCTCGATAAGTCATACAACATACCAAGTGTTACTTTTAATATCGGAAATTCTTTGTTACTGCGGATGCATCCAGTCCCATCTTTCCTCCCATCACCACTACTCCCTTCCGGACAAGAACAATTGTAGCTTCCTATGGTGTTTGTGCAAATTCCTTCACAGGGATTGTTGTTTTGATCCTCACACTCATTTACATCTATTTATCCTCCCCAGAGACGAAATGAACACATGTTAATTATATATTGCGACCAAAAGCTTAAATGATTATTTAAGAGATAGCTCTCTGTTTAAATCCCCGGAACACCATGCACATTTAGGCAAGGCTGCTAATGGGGTGCCAATTTGTTTGGGGGTGTACCAACCCAAAGGCAATTGCTTGTATTTTGTCCCACCCCCAAGAAATTCAATACCCCTGTTAGCAATCTTGCATTTAGGTGGCCATTACTCTaaaattctattaacaataatccgCGGTGTAGGTTTTCGTTTTGAATCGGGAAGATTCATCAAGAAAAATCATTTTCCATATAAATATTTAGaagaaacttgaaaaaaaaaatatacctaGCATGACACAAATTAGAGATTTGGTATAAACATGCTCCATCCGTCCCAAATTAAAtgagctagttgtagtttgcacaatttttaagacaagaaggAAAGGGAAGTATGTTTAAGcgttttttacaattatatccttatgaataataactaataaaacttagaaatgatttatctcttaaactataccatggTTTTTCGTAAACTTCATAACgttgaaaaatattttaaaacacttacataacgaatataaacatagctatcaaattatacatatttcttatagtaacaataatcaattaaaatgatagttttagaaatatcccctttTAGATAGATAACTCATCAGTTTATCTaatttgggaagaagggagtattaaaatttaaaaccaactagTTCATCTAATTTGGGAAGGAGGGAGTATTAAAATCTAATGCAGACATTTTGCCCTAGCTAAACTCGTTGAGCTATAAATTGGTgaatgaaatcaaaatcaaaaatgaaAAACTAAAAAGAGATTACTTGTTAATGATTTCATACCTTGGCATCCAAGACTGAGATAAGGGTTCCCTTGAAAACCTTTGTTGCAAGTACAAAGATATCCTGGCACCTTGTCTGAGTTACTACAAATGCTATTTTTCTGGCACGCGAAACTAGACGAATCTTTTTGGGCTTCTTCACATGTTTTATTCCCAATTGCCCAATCAAGAACAACCGGTATATCTTTGGCTTTACCATGAAAACTTGTATCATTCAAATCTGAAGCACTAAAGGTATACTCCTTGGACTCGCCTACAAACGAATAGCTACAAGGATCAAAAGATAAAGAATCTGATGTTGTATTCATCGAATCGACCATTACCAGAAATTTCTTTACACCTTTAGGTAATAATGTTTGACAACATCCACTTCCAGAACAAGAGCCATCTATAATATTGGCCGAAGTTTTACATATTGTACTACAACTTGTTGTAAAGTTAAGATTCGCTTCTAAAATGCCAGCCAATGCATAACAACCGAGACCAAAGTAGCTGTTCTTAGTATATGAAACGGAAAATGGAGTTTTACTGAAGTCCATCCAACCTATAGCTTCATTTAAGGTAAGAAGGCCAGTTTTGTATTGGTAACACATTGTAGATGGCCAGTTCTTCACACGAACTTCGGTTTCTGATATACTTATCACTTCAACATGACGATCTAGACTTTCACTTTTGTTTCTTCCAATTCGTAAGAAGGGTTTTGGAGGATTATACGTGGTATCACAAGTGATGTTGTAAGGAAGTAATCCAGCTCCCGTAAGTGAACAGCCATTCTCGTTCGGGCCAATACCAAACGGGTACGGTATTGTAAGGTTACCGCATTTTGCATCACAACCAGGCTTTGTTTGTGGTAAtggggttgatgctgatgatgtTAGGATTAACAAAGAGAATTGCAAGAAGAATAAGAATGGCAGAATCATGTTTAAGAATTAAGATAGAAGATCAGTTCACTTAATATTTCCTTCTAGGATTTGGTTTTTGAAGAAAGTTATACATTTACATAAAATAAGTTTGATTACTTATATGAGGCTAGCAATTATTGGAGGGATGAGAATTTGACTTTCAAATTTCTCAAACTGGAGAGTTGACAAAGGGGAAGAAGGCACCAAATCAATAAATACTTTTGACAATATGAGTAGCAAACAAAAATGATTATTCAACCCGGTTACATCCCTTGGCCAACGAATTGCAAGCTGCACAGCATATCCGTCAAAGATCGTTATCATCCCATAAATTCAACTAATGCATCCATAATCATGCACATATTGTCTGGTTTTGGAAGGTATCTTATATTTCTAATATAAGAATACAAGCAACTTGCCATATAACGACCAAAAAAATAAAGCAACTTGCCATTTTCATACGAATATGGAAATCGTTTGAATCTTTTCTCTGACCCACCTTGCTGGCAAGTTGACAATGTCCATGGACTAAAGACATTGAACAATTGGTTTATTCATCTTCATGAGCTGGGTGGTAGGTACTAGCAAGATAGTATAATATGCATGACAAGGAACAAGCCGATATGTTGAATATGATTCTTAGACTATGTTATCAATTTAAATTttctataaaaagaaaaaaagaaaatcttgaaCCTGATATTGCCGTTTAAAACTGTCAGCATGTAGATGGGAAAATTATCTACAACCTTGGAAAGGCTTCATTTAGCTGGTCAACAATATCAACTAGCCACTGTAATATCACTACATCCTACTGTCCAACATCAATTGGCATTTTCAACTGTCCAATCAAAAAGTCAAACAGCAAACAGAAGTATCGATAACAATAATTCAGCAACTGGCAAGAGAAGAACAATCAAAACATAGACGTTCCATATCTTTTACTAACTTTGTATATTCCTAATTCAGACTATTCATGAATACACATATATCCGAAAGAAACAAGGAGATCTAGTGATCTACCCATATACCCGTAAATTATGTTTCTGCAACTTTTCTTATACATGTTGCAGCTTTCATGGCTAACTCTAGCAGGGGAAGCAGCATCATCACCAACATTAGAGGGTCCATTCTTTAAGGCAAAAGCTGGTTGTGAAACCAAATGCGGTAACATTTCGATTCCTTATCCATTTGGAATACGTCGTAATGGGATTAATGTTGGGTGCTCCTTTGATGgatttgtgtttgattatagcaTCACTTGTAATACTTCTTTTAATCCTCCTAAACCCTTCCTAGATAGAGGTAACGTTGTAGTCATAGATATTTCGGAAACCGAAATTCGAATAAAAAACACCCCGTCCAGCTTATGTTACAACGCATCTGGTGGATTGACCTTGGATCAATCTGTATCTTGGATGAATTTCAGTCGGACTCCATTTACAGTATCATATACAAAGAACATGTTCTTTACGATCGGGTGTAATGTGTTTTCGACTCTAAGAGGTCCTGACGTAAAAGATTATACGTCCCAGTGTATTTCAACATGTGATAGTAAAGAAAGTGTGGTAAATGGAACTTGCACAGGTAATAAAGGGTGTTGCGAAAGTACTTTACCCAAAGGGCTTAAGAGGTTTCAAATACAGGTGATGAGGAATTCGATACTGAGTAACCAGTCTATTACTTGGTCTTTTGATCCTTGCAATTATGCATTTATAGGTCAGCAAAGTCaatatacattccaatcatccGATGTTTTAGATGGTTATAATTTTGTTAGCAAAGGTAAAGATGTCCCTCTTGTTCTTGACTGGGCAATTGGGAATAAGACTTGTGAAGAAGCACAAAAGGACTTATCCAGCTTCGCATGCCAAGAAAATAGTCATTGCAACAATTCTAATAACAACCCTGGGTATCTTTGCACTTGCAATGAAGGTTACAACGGAAACCCTTATTTAAGTCCTGGATGCCAAGGTATCTAAATGTTACGAGTTATTCAATCTTTCTTCTATGGTATCATTCATTCACGCACGCGACTAATTATTTGTCATGCATATAAATCTATGTTCTTTTTTTGTACAGACATGAACGAGTGCGAGGATCCAAACACCAATCCCTGTTTGGAGGTATGCACAAACACCATTGGTAGCTACATCTGTTCTTGTCCAAAGGGTAGTCATGGCGATGGCAGAAAAGGTGGGAGTGGCTGCGTTCAGGACAACCAAAATGCTCCGGTCTTACAAATTTCTCTTGGTAAGTATGTTTTTCATTGCTATCAATATTACTGAGATTACTTGTTGCGTCAAATTAGTTAGTAAGAGATTATATAAATGTTGATACAGGTGTTGGTTTAGGCTTCTTGTTTCTAATTCTTGCAAGTTCTTGGCTATACTTGAGTATGAAGAagagaaactcgatcaaactcaaAGAGAAGCACTTTCAAAAGAATGGTGGATTGTTGTTAAAGCAACAAATATCATCACATGAAAATGGTGTGGAATCATCAGCAAAAATCTTTACCGCAGAAGAGCTAAAATTAGCAACCAGAAACTACAATGAAGAATTAGTTTTGGGTCGTGGAGGACATGGTATAGTTTACAAGGGAACTTTATCTGATAACCGAACCGTGGCAATTAAgaaatcaacaatagttaaagAGAGTCAGATTGAAGAATTCATTAACGAGCTTGTTATCTTAACTCAAGTTAACCATCGAAACGTTGTCAAGATATTGGGATGTTGCTTAGAGACCGAAGTTCCGCTGATTGTTTACGAGTATGTCTCAAATGGAACTCTCTCCGACCATATCCATTCTAAGAATGGGGTGCCTTCATCATCTCTTTCTTGGGAAAGTCGGTTAAAGATTGCTACCGAAACTGCTGGTGCACTTTCTTATTTACACTCAGCTGCTACGGTACCTGTCATTCATAGAGATATTAAAACTGCCAATATACTATTAGATGAGCACTACACTGCAAAAGTTGCAGATTTTGGAGCATCGAGGTTGAATCCTCTGGATTTAGCTGAAATAGATACAATTATTCAAGGGACCTTGGGATATTTGGATCCAGAATACCATCAGTCTGGCCAGTTGACGGGTAAAAGTGATGTTTATAGTTTTGGTGTAGTTCTTGTAGAACTCTTAACCGGAGAAAGAGTCATTTCTTTAGCCAGGGAAGATGAAAGAAAGAATATCGCATTATATTTTCGCTCGTTGATAGAAGAGAATGATATATTCAAAGTTCTTGAAGCTCGAGTGGCAGCCGAAGGAAAGAACGAGCAAGTCCATGCAGTTTGTAACCTGGCAAAGAGATGCCTTAATGTGAAAGGTGATGATAGGCCTACAATGAAACAAGTTGCTATGGAACTTGAGAGTTTGTTAAGAGTTAAATTATCATCTCAGGTGCCAAATCCTTATCGACATAAGCAAAACCATGAAGAACAAAGCGGCATAATACCTGATCCGTTAGACCTATATCCTGTCTCATTAAACTCCTATACTGCTGGTGATTCTAGCCTGTTTAGTACAGATGTGACAATGTCGGCCGGCAATGTTTCACCGTAATCATTAATGTAAGTTTGCTATGATTGTAAGATAAAATGTTGACGAGATGCAGTATATCTCCAATTGATATttcagaaaatgggtcatttggtcaaatatttttaaaacatgtttCTAATGGACAAGTAAAgtttagtatgggtgaaatggataccAAAATAATAAGAAGAATGAAACTCGATTCATCCTGGTTTAAACTTACAAAAGAACGAGGATGAAaccggatgcatcctgatgtaaattaaaaataagaaaaaatatctgaaaatgggtaggatgaagctgtttacatcctagctatttttacattctcgtccatttaaaaaGTATCAAatattacatgtctttttcatccagaaattgtggttattgggttaattgaccaattttgtgttgatATTTCGACGTGCTCGGTTCCTTAAAGGGGCAATTTTCGCTTTATTGGCTTCTCCGACCAGATTTTTACTGTATTGGATGGATCGCAAATGTTTTCAATTCTTCAATCTCCAAAGTAAATGTCTCAAGGTGGTTCGGAAACTCGCTTCATGCATCGGGGAAAATAGATCACCCTTATGTATTAGAGCGGAAGACTATTTGGCTGAATTGTGAGGCCCAAAACATCACTTCGCTAAGAACTTTGTTGCCGGAACGAGCTCAAAAATCAGATTTTGAATCTGTATGTTCGTTGATGGTGAAATGCATTGAGGATGTGTTTCTTGTGCAACAACCAAAGACACTAGGAGTAGGAGGGAGTATTGGCGTCATTTCTCCCATCAAATATCAACCAACAGTACTTCTTTAAACCTACATCATGTCTCATTAAAATCCTACACGGTTGGTGATTCTAAATTGTTTAGTACATATGTGACAATGTCGATGGACGGTGTTTCACCGTGATCGTTAATGTAAGTGAGATATGATTGTAAGGTGAGCTGTTGAATACAGCTTAATTAgtcttttattttttccttctcttactAGAGTTCTTTCCTATTCTTCCTTTGGGATGCGGAGTTTTGGCCGGGCGGCTGAAAAAAGACAGTACGGCTTAAAATTTATACCAACGTTGAACCAAAATGAAGCTAATCACCTcgttaaaaattgtgcaaactacaaatacCTCAATTAATTGTGGACGAAGGGAGTATATTTTAATTCACATAATTCATATCTCCTCCGATTCTGgaaaaaagagatactttcatatttttttttaatttgatctgtttttaggttaaaatgaaaaagtgaaagtatctcttttccaaaaacagaggaagttctttttttttgtagaccGGGTGAATTCAAATCGAACCATCAAATAACTAATTATGTGATATTTATTTATACAACAACAACCAATTGGCAAGTGAGAACATTTGAACATTTTAGCTAATGTAACACTAGTGATGCATATTTTTCATAAGCGGTTGCAGTATCATTTTCCTCTTCGGAGGTAGATACTACTTTTTGAAAAAAGGTCTAGCA includes the following:
- the LOC113288524 gene encoding wall-associated receptor kinase 2-like encodes the protein MFLQLFLYMLQLSWLTLAGEAASSPTLEGPFFKAKAGCETKCGNISIPYPFGIRRNGINVGCSFDGFVFDYSITCNTSFNPPKPFLDRGNVVVIDISETEIRIKNTPSSLCYNASGGLTLDQSVSWMNFSRTPFTVSYTKNMFFTIGCNVFSTLRGPDVKDYTSQCISTCDSKESVVNGTCTGNKGCCESTLPKGLKRFQIQVMRNSILSNQSITWSFDPCNYAFIGQQSQYTFQSSDVLDGYNFVSKGKDVPLVLDWAIGNKTCEEAQKDLSSFACQENSHCNNSNNNPGYLCTCNEGYNGNPYLSPGCQDMNECEDPNTNPCLEVCTNTIGSYICSCPKGSHGDGRKGGSGCVQDNQNAPVLQISLGVGLGFLFLILASSWLYLSMKKRNSIKLKEKHFQKNGGLLLKQQISSHENGVESSAKIFTAEELKLATRNYNEELVLGRGGHGIVYKGTLSDNRTVAIKKSTIVKESQIEEFINELVILTQVNHRNVVKILGCCLETEVPLIVYEYVSNGTLSDHIHSKNGVPSSSLSWESRLKIATETAGALSYLHSAATVPVIHRDIKTANILLDEHYTAKVADFGASRLNPLDLAEIDTIIQGTLGYLDPEYHQSGQLTGKSDVYSFGVVLVELLTGERVISLAREDERKNIALYFRSLIEENDIFKVLEARVAAEGKNEQVHAVCNLAKRCLNVKGDDRPTMKQVAMELESLLRVKLSSQVPNPYRHKQNHEEQSGIIPDPLDLYPVSLNSYTAGDSSLFSTDVTMSAGNVSP